The genomic interval CTATGGCAATCTTTACGGCTTCTTTTAGAGGATTTTTACTTTGTTCTACTTTTTTCATCATTAAGGGATACAAAGTAAGTGCTTCTTTTATGTGTTTCTTTTTTGTATTTTTATATGGGTCTTCAACTCCTGTTACATCTGTTACAATTTGGTAAATAGGAACAGCTGCTTCAGGAGGGGTACTTTTTTCAAGATGAATATCCTTTATTTCTTCTCCTACCCTGTTTAACACTTCTCTTATAAGTTTTTTATCATTTGTTGCTGCCTTTGCTGCACGGAGTGCCTGACTCATCATACAGGGAATACATTCCAGTTGTGCTTTCATTTTTTTTCCTTTCTTTTAAAAGTTATTATTAATCGTTTTCTTTTGTTGAAAAAACGATTAAGTGTTACGTTTTGTATTTTTCACATATTTGTAGAACAATTTATTTTTTCTATTCATTACACCTTTCTGAACAAATCTTTATAATTGTATGCTGTTTCGTAAATCTGTATGATTTTTTCTTTTGTAAGAGGTTCTCTTGCCTGCACAATGCCATTTGCATTGGCGTCCTCTATAGACATAAGTGTAAATTTTTCTATACTTTCGTTCTTTATGCCAAGTTTCTTAAGCGATGTGAAGGCGTCGATCTTTTTCATCCAGTGGACAAGGCGCTCAATGGCTTTTGTGGGAGAATCTGTTGAGAAAATTGATTTTCCAAGTAGTTTAAGTCTATCTGAATGCATTTCTTTTGTGTGATACAAAAATGATGGTAGAAGCGCTGCAAGTCCTCTTCCATGAGGAATTTTGTATAATCCGGATATTGGGTGCTCAAGTGCATGCATTGGCATTGGGCCCCTTCTTCCTGCAGTTGGAAAACCTGAGAGAGCTAACGTAGAAATCCAAGAAAGTGATTCTCTCGCACCTATATTTTGGAGGTCATTTATTATGATCTCTCCCTGTTTCATTGCTTCCTTCATTAAATTTTCTGAGATGCGGTCTGATACAGGTGATAACGCATGAGATGAAAGATAACTTTCTAAAATGTGAATAATCATATCAATTACGCCATCAATGGTTTGTTTTTTTGGCACTGACAATGTCAGGAGTGGGTCTACAATGGATGTTTTTGGAAACAGGCTTTTTCCCCATAATGATCTTTTGCTTCTTGTCTTACTATTTGTTATTACCCCTCCTGCATCAGCTTCAGAGCCTGTTGCAGCTACTGTTATAACTGCAAGAATGGGCAGTGCATTGTCGGGTACATTTGCTTTTGGTGGCCTTTCGCAATAGTCCCACACAGGATATTTACTTACCGTAACTGCTGCAATTCCCTTTGATGCATCAATTACGCTCCCCCCGCCAATTGCTACAATGAAGTCGACATTTTCTTTGCGTGCTAATTCTCCCCCTTTATCTACAGTGTCGCTCTCCGGGTTTGGTTCTATTTCGGAAAATTCTACAAATTCTACATCATTTTCTTTAAGCGTTTTTTTGGCTTTATCTAACAGTCCTGAAGATTTAGCAAAGTGTTTTCCTGTGACAATTAATGCTTTTTTCCCTATC from Caldisericota bacterium carries:
- a CDS encoding iron-containing alcohol dehydrogenase, which translates into the protein MDSFTFKLPTKIVFGKGKFEKLGEEAKQIGKKALIVTGKHFAKSSGLLDKAKKTLKENDVEFVEFSEIEPNPESDTVDKGGELARKENVDFIVAIGGGSVIDASKGIAAVTVSKYPVWDYCERPPKANVPDNALPILAVITVAATGSEADAGGVITNSKTRSKRSLWGKSLFPKTSIVDPLLTLSVPKKQTIDGVIDMIIHILESYLSSHALSPVSDRISENLMKEAMKQGEIIINDLQNIGARESLSWISTLALSGFPTAGRRGPMPMHALEHPISGLYKIPHGRGLAALLPSFLYHTKEMHSDRLKLLGKSIFSTDSPTKAIERLVHWMKKIDAFTSLKKLGIKNESIEKFTLMSIEDANANGIVQAREPLTKEKIIQIYETAYNYKDLFRKV